The Streptomyces europaeiscabiei genome window below encodes:
- a CDS encoding alanine racemase produces the protein MTTALASHTTPEVRSLLGDTLLHELSHGLRGPYHVLFPERFDANAAAFREAFAEAGTEGRVYYAKKANKAAVYAQRAAVAGLGVDVASQGELREALAAGVRGEDLVVTGPAKADDLLRVAVLQGALIAVDALDELDRLLSLADELGRTARVVLRRLPPEQPHSRFGLGEDELESALRRCVAGPVDMEGFSFHLSGYDLRQRTDLAAELIGQCTRARALGLRADRISIGGGFAVDYVGPDDWRRFEESRRPEHFHARKSFGGFYPYHSPVAGADALRTILAATPTGSGEGTSLAGLLRAAGVTLLVEPGRALLDQAGFTVFRIQGVKERDGYAVLTVDGSSLSLSEQWFDSEFLPDPVLVPTGTGPMADAGPYPACVGAATCLESDMLTWRKIPFPVRPAVGDLLVYLNTAGYQMDSNESPFHDLPLPPKVVVEPSGSRFRWHLDRHPH, from the coding sequence GTGACGACGGCGCTCGCCTCGCACACCACACCCGAGGTGCGTTCCCTGCTGGGCGACACACTGCTGCACGAGCTGAGCCACGGCCTCCGGGGCCCGTACCACGTGCTCTTCCCGGAGCGCTTCGACGCCAACGCGGCCGCCTTCCGGGAGGCGTTCGCCGAGGCGGGCACGGAAGGCCGGGTGTACTACGCGAAGAAGGCCAACAAGGCTGCCGTCTACGCCCAGCGGGCTGCCGTGGCCGGGCTGGGCGTGGACGTGGCGAGCCAAGGGGAGCTGCGTGAGGCGCTGGCCGCCGGGGTGCGCGGCGAGGACCTGGTGGTGACGGGCCCGGCCAAGGCGGACGACCTGCTGCGCGTCGCCGTGCTCCAGGGGGCGCTGATCGCGGTGGACGCGCTCGACGAACTGGACCGGCTCCTGTCGCTCGCGGACGAACTCGGCCGCACCGCACGGGTGGTGCTGCGCAGGCTGCCCCCGGAGCAGCCGCACAGCCGCTTCGGTCTGGGCGAGGACGAGTTGGAGTCGGCCCTGCGGCGCTGTGTCGCCGGTCCCGTCGACATGGAGGGCTTCAGCTTCCACCTCTCCGGTTACGACCTACGCCAACGCACCGACCTGGCCGCCGAGTTGATCGGCCAGTGCACACGTGCCCGCGCACTCGGGCTGCGCGCCGACCGGATCAGCATCGGCGGCGGCTTCGCAGTGGACTACGTCGGCCCCGACGACTGGCGGCGGTTCGAGGAGAGCCGACGCCCCGAACACTTCCACGCGCGCAAGTCCTTCGGGGGCTTCTACCCGTACCACTCCCCCGTCGCCGGCGCCGACGCCCTGCGTACGATCCTGGCGGCCACCCCGACCGGATCGGGCGAGGGCACCAGCCTCGCCGGGCTGCTGCGCGCGGCCGGTGTCACGCTGCTCGTCGAACCGGGCCGGGCCCTGCTGGATCAGGCCGGGTTCACGGTGTTCCGGATCCAGGGCGTCAAGGAGCGGGACGGATACGCGGTCCTCACCGTCGACGGCAGCAGCCTCAGCCTCTCGGAGCAGTGGTTCGACAGCGAGTTCCTGCCCGACCCGGTGCTCGTGCCGACCGGTACGGGTCCGATGGCCGACGCGGGCCCGTACCCGGCCTGCGTGGGGGCCGCGACCTGCCTGGAGTCGGACATGCTGACCTGGCGCAAGATCCCCTTCCCGGTGCGGCCGGCCGTCGGTGACCTGCTCGTGTACCTCAACACGGCGGGCTACCAGATGGACTCCAACGAGTCACCGTTCCACGACCTTCCGCTGCCCCCGAAGGTCGTCGTCGAGCCTTCGGGATCCCGTTTCCGCTGGCACCTCGACCGCCACCCCCACTGA
- a CDS encoding ornithine cyclodeaminase family protein codes for MTDTDNAGGTTMASDDTTLRILSTSDVAGIDITLSDVVSVVEQAYRTLAEGRSDNPRKLTVKPEDGHSVAYAMLGRDGARGVVAVKTSYKYGLHEDRDKQHYYTTLTLYDDETGLPVAMLDCGRVGALRTPAVSALLARELAVPGARNALVIGTGTQGRLALPFLLTTRPDLERLMLFGTHPDGIRAVREQLNTYFPDREPEIVTDLRAAAEEADIVLATAGPNTPASVDAEWLKPAALSVLIGYGIAPSTLHRADRVIATSAAQMRVTGVDMADENGELRDVDAEFPDVLAGRAEGRTDAGQRIFAYNSGLVVTDIALGHRFAQLALAQGLGTAVPLWK; via the coding sequence ATGACCGACACCGACAACGCGGGAGGAACCACCATGGCGTCCGACGACACGACCCTGCGCATCCTCAGCACCAGCGACGTGGCCGGAATCGACATCACCCTGTCCGACGTCGTGTCCGTGGTCGAGCAGGCGTACCGCACGCTGGCCGAGGGCAGGTCCGACAACCCGCGCAAGCTCACCGTCAAGCCGGAGGACGGCCACTCGGTGGCGTACGCGATGCTCGGCCGTGACGGGGCGCGCGGGGTCGTCGCGGTGAAGACGTCGTACAAGTACGGCCTGCACGAGGACCGCGACAAGCAGCACTACTACACGACGTTGACGCTGTACGACGACGAGACCGGGCTGCCGGTCGCGATGCTGGACTGCGGCCGGGTGGGCGCACTGCGCACCCCGGCGGTCTCGGCGCTGCTGGCCCGCGAACTGGCCGTGCCCGGCGCCCGCAACGCGCTGGTCATAGGCACCGGTACGCAGGGACGGCTCGCGCTGCCCTTCCTGCTGACCACGCGGCCGGACCTGGAGCGGCTGATGCTCTTCGGCACGCACCCGGACGGCATCCGGGCGGTGCGCGAACAGCTGAACACGTACTTCCCCGACCGTGAGCCGGAGATCGTGACCGATCTGCGGGCGGCGGCCGAGGAGGCGGACATCGTGCTGGCCACGGCCGGGCCCAACACCCCCGCCTCCGTGGACGCCGAGTGGCTCAAGCCCGCCGCGCTGTCCGTCCTCATCGGCTACGGCATCGCACCCTCGACCCTGCACCGCGCCGACCGGGTGATCGCCACCAGCGCCGCGCAGATGCGCGTCACCGGCGTCGACATGGCCGACGAGAACGGCGAACTGCGCGATGTGGACGCCGAGTTCCCTGATGTGCTGGCCGGTCGCGCCGAGGGCCGCACGGATGCCGGGCAGCGCATCTTCGCCTACAACAGCGGGCTCGTCGTCACGGACATCGCCCTCGGACACCGGTTCGCCCAACTGGCCCTGGCCCAGGGGCTGGGCACGGCGGTGCCGCTGTGGAAGTGA
- a CDS encoding TauD/TfdA family dioxygenase has translation MPTGTTPLRLLDRDSAAELTTAAHTLLTSYDGDPTHPGLLAEVPTVAASLSDPIRHACRPVDTADGLFVLRGLHVDDEAVGPTPGHWSTAGSAGAVYDVVLLLLSTVMGTPIAWEGQQEGRFVHNIVPSAGHEEEQTGASSSVLLSPHTEDAFHPGRAHLLILGCMRNPDSVATTAAGIRNVQLSAADVKLLSRPVLPILPDDAYEEAQAYQGDPPAVPTLWESEEGLTLRFDPAYTPLDRAPVEHRAAYARLEDELARVSVAVSLEPGEVLVVDNDLVVHGRVPFRARYDGTDRWLKRSSVRAKGRRTRPPAEESEHGYGQAAVEAHA, from the coding sequence ATGCCCACGGGAACCACCCCCTTACGCCTGCTCGACCGCGACTCGGCCGCAGAGCTGACCACCGCCGCGCACACCCTCCTCACCTCGTACGACGGCGACCCCACACATCCCGGCCTGCTGGCCGAAGTCCCCACTGTCGCGGCCTCGTTGAGCGACCCGATACGCCACGCCTGCCGCCCCGTCGACACCGCCGACGGACTGTTCGTGCTTCGCGGTCTGCACGTCGACGACGAAGCGGTGGGTCCCACCCCGGGCCACTGGTCGACCGCCGGCAGCGCCGGAGCGGTGTACGACGTGGTCCTGCTCCTGCTGTCGACGGTGATGGGCACACCCATCGCCTGGGAAGGGCAGCAGGAAGGCCGTTTCGTACACAACATCGTGCCGAGCGCAGGCCACGAGGAGGAGCAGACCGGAGCCAGCAGCAGCGTGCTGCTCAGCCCGCACACGGAAGACGCCTTCCATCCGGGCCGCGCCCATCTGCTGATCCTCGGCTGCATGCGCAACCCGGACTCCGTCGCCACCACGGCCGCCGGCATCAGGAACGTCCAACTTTCCGCCGCCGACGTGAAGTTGCTCAGCCGACCGGTTCTGCCGATCCTCCCCGACGACGCCTACGAGGAGGCCCAGGCGTACCAGGGGGACCCACCGGCGGTGCCCACCCTGTGGGAGTCGGAGGAAGGCCTGACCCTGCGCTTCGACCCCGCGTACACGCCGCTGGACCGGGCGCCCGTCGAGCACCGCGCGGCCTACGCCCGCCTGGAGGACGAACTCGCCCGGGTCAGCGTGGCCGTGAGCCTCGAACCCGGTGAGGTCCTGGTCGTGGACAACGACCTGGTCGTCCACGGCCGGGTCCCCTTCAGGGCGCGCTACGACGGCACGGACCGTTGGCTGAAACGTTCCTCCGTGCGAGCGAAGGGCCGCCGGACGCGCCCTCCCGCCGAGGAGTCGGAGCACGGCTACGGCCAGGCCGCCGTGGAGGCCCACGCATGA
- a CDS encoding ABC transporter substrate-binding protein produces MHLTRRQLLWAGGAIGAGVMLTACGGDDEAPTGSATGDSATARKGGTLRVGALGRAGAITRDPHGSQANESDYLIISLLYDTLTVPGTKPNTEPRLAASWKPSEDLKTWRFTLAKGAKFHDGTPVTAEDVVFSLKRLRATPSGASRLPGIQEKNITAEGTDTVVIVSDYANAELPLLARLTTFVIPKGTTDKDIAKAPGTGPFKLDWFRGGNARLVRNDDWYGGEVHLDAIEVKIFESPQAMASALLAGQIDLASNVGAVAARTAESRKDIQAVRRPNDMAMPIVMRTADGPFADPKVREALRLAVDREAMVKQVLSGYGTVANDVLGTGDPAYDKGLPQRTHDLTKAKALLKEAEFDTSRTYELYTTEDISGLAESATLFATQVREAGVKVKVVKQESATFWDKTWLKGDLYTTYWGTNDSVVFFASKTMVSDSGTNEAGWKNDDFDAAYEKAIGTPDASERTRLLKELQKIEYDSSGYLLWGMADGIDLAGAKVRGLPTLPGYGRVQLEGAWLAS; encoded by the coding sequence GTGCACCTGACGCGACGTCAACTGCTCTGGGCCGGCGGTGCCATCGGCGCGGGCGTCATGCTCACCGCCTGCGGTGGCGACGACGAGGCGCCCACCGGGTCCGCCACCGGTGACTCGGCCACAGCCCGCAAGGGCGGCACCCTGAGAGTCGGCGCCCTCGGCCGGGCCGGCGCCATCACCCGCGACCCGCACGGCAGTCAGGCCAACGAGAGCGACTACCTCATCATCAGCCTGCTCTACGACACCCTCACCGTCCCCGGCACCAAGCCCAACACCGAGCCCCGTCTCGCTGCGAGCTGGAAGCCCTCCGAGGACCTGAAGACCTGGCGGTTCACCCTCGCCAAGGGCGCCAAGTTCCACGACGGGACCCCGGTCACCGCCGAGGACGTCGTCTTCTCGCTGAAGCGGCTGCGCGCCACCCCGTCGGGAGCCTCCCGCCTGCCCGGCATCCAGGAGAAGAACATCACCGCCGAGGGCACCGACACCGTCGTCATCGTCTCCGACTACGCCAACGCCGAACTGCCCCTGTTGGCCCGCCTCACCACCTTCGTCATCCCCAAGGGCACCACCGACAAGGACATCGCCAAGGCCCCCGGCACGGGCCCCTTCAAGCTGGACTGGTTCCGCGGCGGCAACGCCCGCCTCGTCCGCAACGACGACTGGTACGGCGGCGAGGTCCACCTCGACGCCATCGAGGTCAAGATCTTCGAGAGCCCGCAGGCCATGGCGAGCGCCCTGCTCGCCGGCCAGATCGACCTCGCCTCCAACGTCGGGGCCGTCGCAGCCCGTACGGCGGAGAGCCGCAAGGACATCCAGGCCGTCCGCCGCCCCAACGACATGGCGATGCCCATCGTCATGCGCACCGCCGACGGCCCGTTCGCCGATCCCAAGGTCCGCGAGGCGCTGCGCCTCGCCGTCGACCGTGAGGCCATGGTCAAGCAGGTCCTCTCCGGCTACGGCACCGTCGCCAACGACGTCCTCGGCACGGGCGACCCCGCCTACGACAAGGGCCTTCCGCAGCGCACCCACGACCTCACCAAGGCCAAGGCACTGCTGAAGGAGGCCGAGTTCGACACCTCCAGGACCTACGAGCTGTACACCACCGAGGACATCTCCGGCCTCGCCGAGTCGGCCACCCTCTTCGCTACGCAGGTCCGCGAGGCCGGTGTCAAGGTGAAGGTCGTCAAGCAGGAATCGGCCACCTTCTGGGACAAGACCTGGCTCAAGGGCGACCTCTACACCACCTACTGGGGCACCAACGACTCCGTCGTCTTCTTCGCCAGCAAGACCATGGTCTCCGACAGCGGCACGAACGAGGCCGGCTGGAAGAACGACGACTTCGACGCGGCGTACGAGAAGGCCATCGGCACCCCCGACGCGAGCGAACGCACCCGACTGCTCAAGGAACTCCAGAAGATCGAGTACGACAGCTCCGGCTACCTGCTGTGGGGCATGGCCGACGGCATCGACCTCGCCGGGGCCAAGGTACGCGGGCTGCCGACACTGCCCGGGTACGGAAGGGTGCAGCTCGAAGGCGCGTGGCTGGCCAGTTGA